A region of Methylibium petroleiphilum PM1 DNA encodes the following proteins:
- a CDS encoding helix-turn-helix domain-containing protein — MGSRFTSKTTLMAGALAGALEPISTAAARGQYDLVLAEAERAVAELLPGARGRVILRTGGAWYAPSMLEHVGDTPGLDLPGGLETHEAPLRVGRGVFVPVAPGALALLIEGDPVTIEASDYLGVFCKFFALAIQTCERQRIAVQNLDEVQALQRVATRILKSHDLSEILLLITQEAKQLLSADICGVLLREDDKIVMRRCVGNRSPETANLQMGPGQGLAGLVLAHRKPASVEDYVTSEAISRDFFHLAEAELVRSASAAPLLGRDDIIGVLEVWRRRPSTFTPQDTTRLTALANLTSIALENAELYAGQRRMVEELGQAHEALNQRFDVVRSVSSLTQTLMLLLLQGTGLNAIVSTTSTTLKTDVAIIDRDGTLLAWSGSDRAHGLVAAVAAAVVAQGVATAGLSMTQGGLSWRVQPIFVEGEAVAWILGTLEDAHRSELIELTLTQVAVIAALQRLEQRSASRARSESIDATLWDLLRADETARAAAIDRAADLKLDLEGPMRLYLCELGATVPGSAQSSGSILRQKITRAVETVRGEKARAIALQGISIAVLCSDQALDDAERFAKGLAEAISDGLGGRQVVVGGSSRCHVPRALAIAYREAQIALDVSRQMGKTASVVYDRAGVVGMLLSLRHDVGMRRFLELNLGELLNEEPKQRDLFLQTLRVYFDVNCSHEAASQRLGVHRKTVAHRLGRISDLTGLDLSTHDDRLVADLSLYVFQMLNNGTASGDAEDRRVR, encoded by the coding sequence ATGGGAAGTCGATTCACCTCCAAGACAACGCTGATGGCAGGCGCACTGGCGGGCGCTCTCGAGCCGATCTCGACTGCCGCGGCCCGTGGGCAGTACGACCTCGTGCTCGCAGAGGCCGAACGGGCTGTCGCCGAACTGCTCCCTGGCGCCCGCGGGCGTGTCATTCTGCGCACTGGCGGCGCCTGGTATGCCCCGTCAATGCTGGAACATGTTGGCGACACACCGGGTCTGGATCTTCCCGGAGGACTGGAGACGCACGAAGCTCCGCTGCGGGTGGGGAGGGGCGTGTTTGTCCCGGTTGCGCCCGGCGCGCTCGCTCTGCTGATCGAGGGTGATCCCGTCACGATCGAAGCCTCGGACTATCTGGGCGTGTTCTGCAAGTTCTTTGCGCTTGCTATACAGACCTGTGAGCGTCAGCGGATCGCCGTCCAGAACCTCGACGAAGTGCAGGCGCTGCAACGGGTCGCCACCCGCATTCTCAAGAGCCACGATCTGAGCGAGATCCTGCTGCTCATCACGCAGGAGGCCAAGCAACTGCTATCGGCGGACATCTGCGGCGTCCTGTTGCGGGAGGACGACAAGATCGTCATGCGCCGCTGCGTCGGCAACCGCTCGCCAGAAACGGCGAACCTGCAGATGGGACCCGGGCAGGGGTTGGCCGGGCTCGTCCTAGCACACCGCAAGCCAGCTTCGGTCGAGGACTATGTCACCAGCGAAGCCATCAGCCGCGACTTCTTCCACCTAGCCGAGGCCGAACTCGTTCGCTCGGCGTCGGCGGCCCCTCTGCTCGGACGCGACGACATCATCGGCGTGCTGGAAGTCTGGCGTCGTCGACCCTCGACATTCACGCCACAGGACACGACCCGGCTGACAGCGCTTGCGAACCTGACATCGATCGCCCTAGAGAACGCGGAGCTCTACGCCGGGCAACGCCGCATGGTCGAGGAGTTGGGGCAGGCGCACGAAGCGCTCAACCAGCGCTTCGACGTCGTGCGCAGCGTCTCAAGCCTCACGCAGACACTCATGCTGCTGCTGCTCCAAGGCACCGGATTGAATGCGATCGTTTCTACCACGTCCACGACGCTGAAGACGGACGTGGCCATCATCGACAGAGACGGCACACTGTTGGCATGGAGTGGTAGTGACCGGGCGCATGGCCTAGTCGCTGCTGTGGCCGCCGCCGTCGTCGCGCAAGGCGTCGCCACCGCGGGGCTGTCGATGACCCAGGGCGGCTTGTCCTGGCGAGTTCAACCCATCTTTGTCGAGGGCGAGGCGGTGGCCTGGATCCTCGGAACGCTCGAAGACGCGCATCGCTCGGAGCTCATCGAGTTGACACTCACGCAAGTTGCGGTCATCGCTGCTTTGCAGCGGCTGGAACAGCGATCGGCGAGCCGAGCACGATCGGAGTCGATCGACGCAACGTTGTGGGATTTGCTGCGCGCGGATGAGACCGCACGTGCAGCGGCCATCGACCGCGCGGCAGATCTCAAGCTGGATCTGGAGGGCCCGATGCGGCTCTACCTCTGCGAACTCGGCGCCACGGTTCCGGGATCTGCGCAGAGCTCGGGCTCTATCCTTCGGCAGAAGATCACACGTGCAGTGGAGACCGTACGTGGCGAGAAGGCGCGCGCGATCGCATTGCAGGGCATCTCGATCGCCGTGTTGTGTTCCGATCAGGCGCTCGACGATGCCGAACGATTTGCTAAGGGTCTCGCAGAAGCCATCAGCGACGGTCTTGGTGGACGCCAGGTTGTGGTGGGTGGGAGCAGCCGCTGCCACGTTCCCCGTGCTCTCGCAATCGCATACCGGGAGGCGCAGATCGCGCTGGATGTCTCACGGCAGATGGGCAAGACCGCCTCTGTCGTGTACGACCGTGCAGGCGTAGTCGGCATGTTGCTGAGTCTGCGCCATGATGTCGGCATGCGGCGATTCCTGGAACTGAACCTTGGTGAGTTGCTGAACGAGGAACCGAAGCAGCGCGACCTCTTCTTGCAGACGCTGCGCGTCTACTTCGACGTGAACTGTTCACACGAAGCAGCGTCGCAGAGGCTTGGTGTGCACAGAAAGACGGTCGCACACCGGCTTGGTCGAATCTCCGATCTGACGGGCCTGGATCTCAGTACGCACGACGACCGGTTGGTCGCGGACCTTTCGCTGTACGTCTTCCAGATGCTGAACAACGGTACAGCATCCGGCGATGCAGAGGATCGGCGCGTCAGGTAG
- a CDS encoding alcohol dehydrogenase catalytic domain-containing protein gives MRAVVYKSPGHVEVSDVPEPHIVEATDAIVKVTHAGICGTDLHVVKGDFAGITPGAVVGHEFVGEVVEVGRAVHRIRLGDKVMSSDFTACGQCRWCDRAEHWQCTERAFFGTGTAFGPSLSGAQAEYVRVPFADQTLGQLPEQCAPEAALLMGDNLATGWVAIERASTQAGDFVVVIGGGAVGQLAALSAQVAGAGIVVLVEPNETRRAFATAQGSVAVHPDDAAALVRKLTDGDGAEVVVEAVGGNGPLDFAMSLARARGRVVSVGAHVAESWAFPVGRAFKDEMTLSFAIGDSIRLRRKLLRLITSGAFDPTVVVDARGRLADAPALYELLAKQQRLKAVMTP, from the coding sequence ATGCGAGCCGTCGTCTACAAGAGCCCCGGGCACGTTGAAGTCAGCGACGTCCCAGAACCGCACATTGTCGAGGCGACTGATGCCATTGTGAAGGTCACGCACGCCGGCATCTGCGGCACGGATTTGCATGTAGTGAAGGGCGACTTCGCGGGCATCACGCCGGGTGCGGTGGTTGGGCACGAATTCGTTGGCGAGGTCGTGGAAGTAGGTCGTGCAGTTCACCGAATTCGCTTGGGCGACAAGGTGATGTCTTCTGATTTCACTGCCTGCGGCCAGTGCCGCTGGTGCGATCGAGCCGAACACTGGCAGTGCACTGAGCGGGCCTTCTTCGGCACGGGCACCGCATTCGGTCCCAGCCTCTCCGGAGCGCAAGCGGAGTACGTCCGGGTGCCGTTTGCCGACCAGACCCTGGGCCAATTGCCGGAACAGTGTGCACCGGAAGCAGCCTTGCTGATGGGTGACAACCTCGCCACAGGCTGGGTCGCGATCGAGCGCGCTAGCACCCAAGCAGGGGACTTCGTCGTAGTCATCGGCGGCGGCGCGGTCGGCCAGCTCGCCGCATTGTCGGCGCAGGTGGCCGGTGCGGGGATTGTCGTGCTGGTCGAACCCAACGAAACGCGCAGGGCGTTCGCGACTGCCCAGGGATCCGTCGCCGTGCACCCGGACGACGCCGCGGCGCTGGTGCGGAAACTGACGGATGGCGACGGTGCCGAGGTCGTCGTCGAGGCGGTCGGCGGCAATGGCCCGCTCGACTTCGCAATGTCGCTGGCGCGCGCGCGCGGACGCGTCGTCTCCGTGGGCGCGCACGTAGCAGAAAGCTGGGCCTTTCCAGTCGGCCGCGCGTTCAAGGACGAGATGACCCTCAGCTTCGCTATCGGCGACAGCATTCGGCTGCGTCGCAAGCTGTTGCGGCTGATCACCAGCGGAGCCTTCGATCCCACCGTGGTGGTGGACGCACGTGGCCGACTGGCCGACGCGCCGGCGCTGTACGAACTGCTCGCCAAGCAGCAGCGCCTGAAGGCAGTGATGACCCCATGA
- a CDS encoding malate dehydrogenase yields the protein MARMLTAADVEAAGGKLILAAGDRLTPLARDRARELGIVVEAAGLSSGVSTPSASPTSTSAPVVKSPLAAPAPAPVPAARPATPVAPPAATGSRPLALPPSGALYRRNALGPSAQSSRAVDGRPKAGVVGAGHVGAMTALRLAESDLFSEVALVDVVPGLAAGLALDMWHGAGLYGFSTRLSGSDDLVALAGAEYIVITAGKPRQPGMSRTDLTVVNAEIMTSVCRGIRTHAPNSTLVIVSNPLEEMTHLAAQQTGFPEERVLGMAGVLDSARFCALVGLTGKARPQEVRAVALGSHGPEMVIPLSQAFVGDRPIESMFDAETLKALVERARESGGEVVKLLQKGSAYFSPAESAVTMVRAMVRDSGEVIAACVRSRGAYGAVDTRVGLPVRLHRRGLKEIVPLTLRPAEQQALQDAAARIAARIAELPAPC from the coding sequence ATGGCCCGCATGCTGACTGCCGCCGACGTCGAAGCCGCAGGTGGCAAGCTGATCCTCGCCGCAGGGGATCGCCTGACGCCGCTGGCCCGAGATCGGGCCCGGGAGCTCGGCATCGTCGTCGAGGCCGCAGGTTTGTCATCTGGCGTATCGACGCCATCTGCCTCGCCCACGTCGACTTCGGCTCCAGTCGTGAAGTCGCCGCTTGCCGCTCCGGCCCCTGCACCCGTGCCCGCTGCACGCCCGGCGACTCCGGTCGCGCCGCCCGCCGCCACGGGTTCTCGGCCGCTGGCGCTGCCGCCGTCGGGTGCTCTTTATCGCCGCAACGCGTTGGGGCCGAGTGCACAATCTTCCCGAGCGGTCGACGGGCGGCCCAAGGCGGGCGTGGTCGGGGCCGGCCACGTGGGCGCAATGACAGCCCTGCGCCTGGCCGAAAGCGATCTCTTCTCGGAGGTGGCGCTTGTCGACGTGGTGCCGGGGCTGGCGGCCGGGCTCGCACTGGACATGTGGCATGGCGCCGGCCTGTACGGCTTCTCCACGCGGCTGTCGGGCAGCGATGACCTCGTAGCACTGGCCGGGGCCGAGTACATCGTCATCACTGCCGGCAAGCCGCGCCAGCCGGGCATGAGCCGGACCGACCTGACGGTGGTGAATGCCGAGATCATGACGTCGGTGTGCCGCGGCATCCGCACGCATGCGCCGAACTCGACGCTCGTGATCGTGAGCAATCCGCTCGAGGAAATGACGCACTTGGCCGCGCAGCAGACCGGCTTCCCGGAAGAGCGCGTGCTCGGCATGGCGGGTGTGCTGGACTCGGCGCGTTTCTGCGCGCTCGTCGGCCTGACGGGCAAGGCGCGACCGCAGGAGGTCCGTGCCGTCGCGCTGGGCAGTCACGGTCCCGAGATGGTGATCCCGCTCAGCCAGGCCTTCGTCGGCGACCGACCGATCGAGTCGATGTTCGACGCCGAGACGCTCAAGGCCCTGGTCGAGCGGGCACGGGAGTCGGGTGGCGAGGTCGTCAAGCTGCTGCAAAAGGGCAGTGCGTACTTCTCGCCCGCCGAATCGGCCGTGACGATGGTGCGCGCGATGGTGCGCGACAGCGGCGAGGTCATCGCCGCGTGCGTGCGCTCGCGCGGCGCCTATGGGGCGGTGGACACGCGTGTCGGGCTGCCCGTGCGGCTGCACCGTCGCGGTCTCAAGGAGATCGTTCCGCTGACGCTGCGGCCGGCAGAACAGCAGGCGTTGCAGGACGCCGCCGCGCGGATCGCCGCGCGGATCGCCGAGCTCCCGGCCCCTTGCTGA
- a CDS encoding BMC domain-containing protein — protein sequence MDNFQLRTYAFVDRMQPQAAAHVASTCQGDVPIAGMSELYIEVAPGNEIFRCADIALKAADVRPALQVVEREFGLLEIHSRTQAEVLAAGAAVLEHLRLTEADRVKPKVASSMFVTNVNPYQAQLINKWRKGNLLIPGQSLYVLEVSPAAYVSLAANEAEKAADISIVEVRALGRFGRLFISGTESDVQAAATAAIACIEQLEGK from the coding sequence ATGGACAACTTTCAACTGCGCACCTACGCCTTCGTCGACCGCATGCAGCCGCAGGCGGCGGCGCATGTTGCCTCCACCTGCCAAGGCGACGTGCCCATCGCCGGCATGTCCGAGCTTTACATCGAGGTCGCGCCGGGCAACGAGATCTTCCGCTGCGCCGACATTGCTCTCAAGGCGGCCGATGTCCGGCCTGCGCTTCAGGTCGTCGAGCGCGAGTTCGGGCTACTCGAGATCCACTCGCGTACTCAGGCGGAGGTGCTTGCGGCCGGAGCCGCCGTGCTCGAGCACCTGAGGCTCACCGAGGCGGACCGGGTCAAACCCAAGGTCGCCTCGTCGATGTTCGTGACGAACGTCAATCCGTACCAGGCTCAGCTGATCAACAAGTGGCGCAAGGGCAACCTGCTCATTCCCGGCCAAAGCCTGTACGTGCTCGAGGTGTCTCCGGCCGCCTATGTCTCGCTGGCCGCCAACGAAGCCGAGAAGGCGGCCGACATCAGCATCGTGGAAGTGCGCGCACTGGGCCGGTTCGGGCGGTTGTTCATTTCCGGCACCGAGAGCGACGTGCAGGCGGCGGCTACCGCGGCCATCGCTTGCATCGAGCAGCTGGAGGGCAAGTGA
- the eutJ gene encoding ethanolamine utilization protein EutJ, with product MRTQTDTGLARVQRFLDGAAARLREPSTPQVPLRFGVDLGTATVVIAAVDAQGEPVYWDFISAQVVRDGVVVDFHGAVQAVRQLKASSEAALGMEIEAAATAHPPAVPVSDCRACAFVLQQAGIDCRSLVDEVTAANAILQVKDGAVVDVGGGSTGVGVFRGGELATLSDFAGGGHHLDLILAGALKLPVEVAEVHKREHGAEVMQLLRPGIERVAESVRRQCAGQDPGTVYLAGGALQIPGADAVIARYLGWKVQGYEHAELITPFGIALS from the coding sequence ATGCGAACCCAGACCGACACTGGCTTGGCGCGTGTGCAGCGCTTCCTGGACGGCGCCGCTGCGCGTCTGCGCGAACCGTCGACGCCGCAGGTGCCGCTGCGCTTCGGGGTGGACCTCGGCACGGCGACCGTCGTGATCGCTGCCGTGGACGCGCAGGGTGAGCCTGTGTACTGGGATTTCATCAGCGCCCAGGTCGTCCGCGACGGAGTCGTGGTCGACTTTCATGGCGCAGTGCAGGCGGTACGGCAGCTGAAGGCCAGCAGTGAAGCGGCACTCGGGATGGAGATCGAAGCAGCGGCAACCGCGCATCCGCCGGCAGTGCCGGTGAGTGACTGCCGTGCCTGTGCCTTCGTGCTGCAGCAGGCGGGGATCGACTGTCGCAGCCTCGTCGACGAGGTCACTGCGGCGAACGCCATCCTGCAAGTCAAAGATGGTGCGGTCGTGGACGTGGGTGGCGGCTCGACCGGCGTCGGCGTCTTCCGTGGCGGCGAACTCGCCACCCTGAGCGACTTCGCAGGTGGCGGCCATCACCTCGATCTGATCCTCGCCGGCGCACTGAAGCTTCCTGTCGAGGTCGCCGAGGTGCACAAGCGCGAGCACGGTGCAGAAGTCATGCAACTGCTGCGTCCGGGCATCGAGCGCGTCGCCGAGTCCGTCCGGCGCCAATGCGCCGGACAGGACCCCGGTACCGTCTACCTGGCAGGCGGCGCCCTGCAGATCCCCGGCGCCGATGCCGTTATCGCGCGATATCTAGGCTGGAAGGTCCAGGGCTATGAACACGCCGAGCTGATCACTCCCTTTGGAATTGCACTGAGCTGA
- a CDS encoding aldehyde dehydrogenase family protein, with the protein MTDFNLLDPELVAIGEARTKAQLSRQAFESFQGVTQEQADRIVDAMGQAAEAAAAELARLAVDETGYGVYEHKILKNLYNAKFCAHAMKKMRTLGVLWTDEVARVTAIGAPMGVIAAIIPVTNPTSTTIFKCLAAVKAGNAIVCAPHPRAAKCCVRTVEIMAEAAERAGAPIGLLQCLSGGQLPATRELMAHRDTALVMATGGAAMVRAAYSSGKPTLAVGAGNVPVYIHRSVADVSEAALMVITSKSFDNGTACVAEQSVVLDEPIADAAIKAFEQHGTVFLDAEQQRRLTELLFIGRGALNPEAVGQTATELARRIGMTVPPGTKVLGAALDDVGPQTPLSAEILGPVLSFYRTRDLGAAHQRCREVLAFGGEGHTLGLHGQDAEMVARMSDLPASRIVVNTPSLLGGMGFSAGTDPSFMLGTGTWSGSIVSDNVTPMHLINIKRVAHQNRPWRDIYLPTMGL; encoded by the coding sequence GTGACCGACTTCAACCTTCTAGATCCAGAACTCGTGGCGATCGGCGAGGCGCGCACCAAAGCGCAGCTCTCCCGCCAAGCCTTCGAGTCCTTCCAGGGTGTCACCCAGGAGCAGGCCGACCGAATCGTCGATGCCATGGGCCAGGCTGCAGAGGCGGCGGCGGCGGAACTGGCGCGCTTGGCAGTCGACGAGACCGGCTACGGGGTGTACGAGCACAAGATCCTCAAGAACCTCTACAACGCCAAGTTCTGCGCGCATGCGATGAAGAAGATGCGCACTTTGGGCGTGCTGTGGACCGACGAGGTGGCACGCGTGACGGCGATCGGTGCGCCCATGGGCGTGATCGCCGCGATCATCCCGGTGACCAATCCCACCTCGACGACGATCTTCAAGTGCCTGGCGGCGGTCAAGGCGGGCAACGCGATCGTCTGCGCGCCGCATCCGCGGGCGGCGAAGTGCTGCGTGCGGACCGTGGAGATCATGGCCGAGGCGGCCGAGCGCGCCGGCGCGCCGATCGGCCTGCTGCAGTGCCTGTCTGGCGGCCAGCTGCCCGCCACGCGCGAGCTGATGGCGCACCGCGACACCGCGCTCGTTATGGCGACCGGCGGGGCTGCGATGGTCCGGGCTGCCTACTCCTCGGGCAAGCCTACGCTGGCCGTCGGCGCCGGCAACGTCCCGGTCTACATCCATCGTTCGGTGGCGGACGTGTCGGAAGCGGCGCTGATGGTCATCACGTCGAAGTCGTTCGACAACGGCACCGCCTGCGTTGCGGAGCAGTCGGTGGTGCTCGATGAGCCGATCGCCGACGCTGCCATCAAGGCCTTCGAGCAGCATGGCACCGTGTTCCTCGACGCCGAGCAGCAGCGCCGGCTGACCGAGCTGCTGTTTATCGGGCGCGGGGCGCTCAATCCGGAGGCTGTGGGTCAGACCGCGACCGAGCTGGCCCGGCGCATCGGCATGACCGTGCCACCCGGGACGAAGGTGCTCGGCGCCGCGCTGGACGACGTGGGTCCGCAGACACCGCTGTCAGCCGAGATCCTCGGACCCGTGCTGTCGTTCTATCGGACACGCGATCTTGGCGCCGCACATCAGCGCTGCCGCGAGGTGCTGGCCTTCGGCGGTGAGGGCCACACGCTCGGTCTGCACGGCCAGGACGCGGAGATGGTGGCGCGCATGTCGGACCTGCCAGCCTCGCGCATCGTCGTCAACACGCCGAGCCTACTCGGCGGCATGGGCTTCAGCGCCGGCACCGATCCGTCGTTCATGCTGGGCACGGGCACGTGGAGTGGCTCGATCGTGTCGGACAACGTCACGCCGATGCATCTCATTAACATCAAGCGCGTCGCCCACCAGAACCGCCCCTGGCGCGACATCTACCTGCCGACGATGGGGCTGTAG
- the eutM gene encoding ethanolamine utilization microcompartment protein EutM, with translation MATNPTTTGAVNDGPRGALGLIETKGLVGAIEAADAMVKAANVRLVGREQIGGGLVTVMVRGDVGAVKAATDAGAAAAGKIGEIVSVHVIPRPHEDVEGILPKPR, from the coding sequence ATGGCAACGAACCCCACCACGACCGGCGCGGTCAACGACGGCCCGCGCGGCGCGCTCGGGCTGATCGAGACCAAGGGTCTGGTCGGCGCGATCGAGGCCGCCGACGCGATGGTCAAGGCGGCCAACGTGCGGCTGGTCGGGCGCGAGCAGATCGGTGGCGGCCTTGTTACCGTGATGGTGCGCGGCGACGTCGGCGCGGTGAAGGCCGCGACCGATGCCGGCGCGGCCGCTGCCGGGAAGATCGGCGAGATTGTCTCGGTGCACGTGATCCCGCGCCCGCACGAAGACGTCGAAGGCATCCTGCCCAAGCCGCGCTGA
- a CDS encoding EutN/CcmL family microcompartment protein, producing MQLARVRGNVVASIKAAGLASHKLLLVEPVRASAPQDDADGVEPSSTYVAIDLAGAGVGEIVLVTLGSAARVDSDGHNAPTDAAVIAIVDSVQFDGETTFQKR from the coding sequence ATGCAGCTGGCTCGCGTTCGCGGCAACGTTGTCGCATCGATCAAGGCCGCCGGTCTGGCATCGCACAAGCTTCTGTTGGTCGAGCCGGTGCGGGCCTCGGCACCGCAGGACGACGCCGACGGCGTCGAACCGTCGTCCACCTACGTCGCGATCGACCTGGCCGGTGCCGGCGTTGGAGAAATCGTGCTCGTGACGCTGGGCAGCGCCGCGCGCGTCGATTCGGACGGACACAACGCTCCCACCGACGCCGCCGTCATCGCGATTGTCGACTCGGTTCAGTTCGACGGCGAAACCACTTTCCAGAAGCGCTAG
- a CDS encoding DUF7064 domain-containing protein — translation MIKDQDAEFHVTDSDPTWAETNFFGFFNAEHKLNVGVYALFRPNLGVVSSTICMNSGRAVTPWEADFCDLRSAMPIPTPRSLLDYKLLNTLHVHCLDPNRVWHIGYDDQQGTRIDVRYEALMPAFDIHDPEMDPMCGSESEAGKFAWGTAYDGHFDQTGHFKGSVAIRGREVPIDCVSTMDHSWGARPERGKPNMSWLHAHFSKDLAVHGIFGFDQTRNGVELWLAHGYVMERGRIVGLKAGTGQVERPQERYPEQLQLQVTDAKDRVWKLRGRALTTFPWQCWPNMISFNSLCAWEMNGLKGHGEVQDFFELPQLNALNSVESTRRPSRPL, via the coding sequence GTGATCAAGGATCAGGACGCGGAATTCCACGTCACCGACTCGGACCCGACCTGGGCTGAGACGAACTTCTTCGGCTTCTTCAACGCCGAGCACAAGCTGAACGTGGGCGTGTATGCGCTCTTCCGGCCGAACCTTGGCGTCGTCAGCTCCACGATCTGTATGAATTCGGGCCGCGCCGTCACGCCCTGGGAAGCGGACTTCTGCGATCTGCGCTCCGCGATGCCGATCCCGACGCCGCGCTCGCTGCTGGACTACAAGCTGCTCAACACGCTGCACGTGCACTGCCTGGATCCGAACCGCGTCTGGCACATCGGCTATGACGACCAGCAGGGCACACGCATCGATGTGCGCTACGAAGCGCTGATGCCGGCGTTCGACATCCATGACCCAGAGATGGACCCGATGTGCGGCTCCGAGAGCGAGGCAGGCAAGTTCGCCTGGGGTACCGCGTACGACGGCCACTTCGACCAGACCGGCCACTTCAAGGGCAGCGTGGCAATCCGCGGACGCGAGGTGCCGATCGACTGCGTCTCGACGATGGACCACAGCTGGGGGGCCCGTCCCGAGCGTGGCAAGCCCAACATGAGCTGGTTGCACGCGCACTTTTCGAAGGACCTGGCCGTGCACGGCATCTTCGGGTTCGACCAGACGCGCAATGGCGTCGAGCTCTGGCTCGCCCATGGCTACGTGATGGAGCGCGGCCGCATCGTCGGGCTGAAGGCCGGCACGGGACAGGTCGAGCGCCCGCAGGAACGCTACCCCGAGCAGCTGCAGCTGCAGGTGACGGACGCCAAGGACCGCGTCTGGAAGCTGCGCGGCCGTGCGCTGACCACGTTCCCGTGGCAGTGCTGGCCCAACATGATCTCTTTCAACTCCTTGTGCGCGTGGGAGATGAACGGCTTGAAGGGTCACGGCGAGGTCCAGGACTTCTTTGAACTGCCGCAACTGAACGCGCTGAACAGCGTCGAGTCCACGCGCCGCCCGTCACGTCCCCTCTGA
- a CDS encoding HAD family hydrolase yields MTRAILFDLDGTLVDTRAASWQLFSETNLAFALGIDSREAFFRAFEGNFFESLAKLCPDPQRAAAVKAHFMELLRTRYHPALIPGMVDVVRALAPHSTLAVISTNGIEAIRRILVGADLANCFSHVFSGDVEPRKAVSIRRFLGDHRYAVHRACSPAYHDGEASHASLQAQDVVLVTDTVGDVREAREAGIRAIGVTWGMHSERQLLDAGAERVALWPQELVAWLRDADAPATSCGCSSGSADSCALPPAPAPAVRAAAAPPTGDPVREVARHRRERQLHTRLQAAAATAPAAPGASMASAASGPSARTELMSSLQRILREGDH; encoded by the coding sequence GTGACCCGCGCGATCCTGTTCGACCTCGATGGCACGCTCGTCGACACGCGAGCCGCGTCATGGCAGTTGTTCTCTGAGACGAATCTCGCGTTCGCACTCGGAATCGACTCACGCGAGGCCTTCTTCCGGGCCTTCGAAGGCAACTTCTTCGAGTCCCTGGCCAAGCTCTGCCCCGATCCGCAGCGCGCCGCGGCGGTCAAGGCACACTTCATGGAGCTGCTGCGCACGCGCTACCACCCGGCACTGATCCCGGGCATGGTCGACGTGGTGCGCGCGCTGGCGCCTCACAGCACGCTGGCCGTCATCTCGACGAACGGCATCGAGGCGATCCGTCGCATTCTGGTCGGTGCCGATCTGGCCAACTGCTTCTCGCACGTCTTCTCAGGTGACGTGGAGCCGCGCAAGGCGGTTTCGATCCGCCGTTTTCTCGGGGACCACCGCTATGCGGTGCACCGCGCCTGCTCGCCGGCCTATCACGATGGCGAAGCCAGCCACGCGTCGCTGCAGGCGCAGGATGTCGTGTTGGTCACCGACACCGTCGGAGACGTCCGGGAGGCCCGCGAAGCCGGCATCCGCGCGATCGGCGTGACCTGGGGCATGCACAGCGAACGCCAATTGCTCGATGCCGGCGCCGAACGCGTGGCGCTGTGGCCGCAGGAACTGGTCGCCTGGCTGCGCGACGCCGATGCGCCTGCGACGAGTTGCGGCTGCTCGAGCGGGTCGGCAGACAGCTGCGCATTGCCGCCAGCACCAGCGCCTGCTGTCCGCGCTGCAGCCGCGCCACCAACGGGCGACCCAGTGAGAGAGGTGGCGCGCCATCGCCGCGAACGCCAGCTTCACACCCGCTTGCAGGCCGCTGCCGCGACAGCTCCTGCGGCACCCGGCGCCAGCATGGCCTCGGCAGCGTCCGGCCCGAGCGCACGCACCGAGCTGATGTCCTCGCTGCAACGAATCCTGAGAGAAGGAGACCACTGA